The following coding sequences lie in one Sorghum bicolor cultivar BTx623 chromosome 6, Sorghum_bicolor_NCBIv3, whole genome shotgun sequence genomic window:
- the LOC8058666 gene encoding LOW QUALITY PROTEIN: eukaryotic translation initiation factor 3 subunit H (The sequence of the model RefSeq protein was modified relative to this genomic sequence to represent the inferred CDS: substituted 1 base at 1 genomic stop codon), with the protein MANPAAPGGMRSFLQAVSTVTEEAPTPLRVVQMEGLAVLKIIKHCEEFAPALVTGQLLGLDVGSVLEVTNCFPFPIREEDDEADADGANYQLEMMRCLREVNVDNNTIGWXDKLILDLFKLWELIETFMNYQESIRRCVCIVYDPSRSSQGVLALKALKLTDSFMDLYRNNGLTGEKLREKKLSWVDIFEEIPIKVSNSALVSAFMKELEPESPVTQCDFDRLKLSTAPFMERNLEFLIGCMDDLSSEQNKFQYYYRNLSRQQSQQQAWLQKRRQENMARKAAGEEPLPEEDPSNPIFKPIPEPSRLEGYLVTNQISSYCNHINGVAGQNFNRLYLMKALHED; encoded by the exons ATGGCTAACC CAGCGGCACCGGGAGGAATGAGGTCGTTCCTGCAGGCCGTGTCTACGGTCACCGAGGAGGCGCCGACGCCGCTCCGCGTCGTCCAGATGGAGGGCCTG GCCGTACTGAAGATCATTAAGCACTGTGAGGAGTTTGCGCCTGCTCTAGTTACAGGTCAATTGCTTGGTTTGGATGTTGGTAGTGTTCTGGAAGTGACCAACTGTTTTCCCTTCCCT ATCAGAGAAGAGGATGATGAAGcagatgcagatggtgcaaattATCAGCTTGAAATGATGAGGTGTTTGAGGGAAGTTAATGTTGACAATAATACTATTGGATGGTAAGATAAGCTAAT TTTGGATCTTTTCAAACTGTGGGAACTGATTGAAACATTTATGAACTATCAG GAGAGCATCAGGAGATGTGTGTGCATTGTCTATGACCCATCTAGATCTAGTCAAGGCGTGCTAGCCCTCAAAGCCTTAAAGCTTACAGACTCGTTTATGGATCTTTACCGTAACAATGGTTTAACTGGGGAGAA GTTAAGGGAGAAGAAATTGTCCTGGGTTGATATTTTTGAGGAGATACCA ATTAAAGTTTCCAACTCAGCGCTTGTCAGTGCCTTCATGAAGGAGCTGGAACCTGAGTCACCTGTTACTCAG TGTGACTTTGACAGACTTAAATTGTCAACTGCTCCCTTTATGGAAAGGAACTTGGAATTTCTGATTGGGTGCATGGATGATCTTTCATCAGAGCAGAACAAG TTCCAATATTATTACCGCAACCTCTCAAGACAGCAGTCACAGCAGCAGGCATGGCTTCAAAAGAGAAG GCAGGAGAACATGGCGAGAAAAGCAGCTGGTGAGGAGCCGCTGCCAGAAGAAGATCCATCGAATCCTATCTTTAAGCCTATTCCTGAGCCATCACGATTGGAGGGCTATCTTGTAACCAATCAGATCTCCAGTTACTGCAACCATATCAACGG GGTTGCTGGTCAGAATTTTAACAGGCTATACCTGATGAAGGCCTTGCACGAGGACTAG